A single window of Helicobacter pylori DNA harbors:
- a CDS encoding outer membrane protein: MKKKFLSLTLGSLLVSALSAEDNGFFVSTGYQIGESAQMVKNTKGIQELSDSYERLNNLLTSYSALNTLIRQSADPNAINNARGNLNASAKNLIDDKKNSPAYQAVLLALNAAAGLWQVMSYAISPCGPGKDSNKNGGVQTFENTPTNQWGGTTITCGTTGYEPGPYSIISTENYAKINKAYQIIQKAFGASGKDIPALSDTNTELKFTINGGVSGNNNNNNKEEIVTKNNAQELLKQASTIITTLNSACPWINNGGAGPASSGSLWEGIYLKGDGSACGIFKNEISAIQDMIKNAAIAVEQSKIVAANAQNQHNLDTGKTFNPYKDASFSQSMFANARAQAEILNRAQAVVKDFERIPAEFVKDSLGVCHEKGSDGNLRGTPSGTVTGNTWGAGCAYVGETVTNLKDSIAHFGDQAEQIHNAQNLAYTLANFSGQYKKLGEHYDSITAALSSLPDAQSLQNVVSKKTNPNSPQGIQDNYYIDSNIHSQVQSRSQELGSNPFRRAGLIAASTTNNGAMNGIGFQVGYKQFFGKSKRWGARYYGFVDYNHTYNKSQFFNASSDVWTYGVGSDLLVNFINDKATKHNKISFGAFGGIQLAGTSWLNSQYVNLANVNNYYKAKINTSNFQFLFNLGLRTNLARNKRRGADHSAQHGMELGVKIPTINTNYYSLLGTTLQYRRLYSVYLNYVFAY; encoded by the coding sequence ATGAAGAAAAAATTTCTGTCATTAACCTTAGGTTCGCTTTTAGTTTCCGCTTTAAGCGCTGAAGACAACGGCTTTTTTGTGAGCACGGGTTATCAAATCGGCGAATCCGCTCAAATGGTGAAAAACACCAAAGGCATTCAAGAACTCTCAGATAGCTATGAAAGACTGAACAATCTTTTAACGAGTTACAGCGCCCTAAACACTCTCATCAGGCAGTCCGCCGACCCTAACGCTATCAATAACGCAAGGGGCAATTTGAACGCGAGCGCGAAGAATTTAATCGATGATAAAAAGAATTCCCCAGCGTATCAAGCGGTTCTTTTAGCCTTGAATGCAGCAGCGGGGTTGTGGCAAGTCATGAGCTATGCGATCAGCCCTTGCGGCCCTGGCAAAGACAGCAACAAAAATGGGGGCGTTCAAACCTTTGAAAACACACCAACAAACCAATGGGGAGGGACTACCATTACTTGTGGCACTACTGGATATGAACCAGGACCATATAGCATTATATCCACTGAAAATTACGCCAAAATCAATAAAGCCTATCAAATCATCCAAAAGGCTTTTGGAGCAAGTGGGAAGGACATTCCTGCCTTAAGCGACACCAACACCGAACTTAAATTTACAATCAACGGAGGTGTGAGCGGCAATAACAACAATAACAATAAAGAAGAAATTGTTACAAAAAATAACGCTCAAGAGCTTTTAAAACAGGCTAGCACCATTATAACTACCCTTAATAGCGCATGCCCATGGATCAATAATGGTGGTGCAGGTCCTGCAAGCAGTGGTAGTTTATGGGAAGGAATATATTTGAAAGGCGATGGGAGCGCGTGCGGGATTTTTAAAAATGAAATCAGCGCGATTCAAGACATGATCAAAAACGCTGCAATAGCCGTAGAGCAATCCAAAATCGTTGCTGCAAACGCGCAAAACCAGCACAACCTAGACACCGGGAAGACATTCAACCCCTATAAAGACGCTAGCTTTTCTCAAAGCATGTTCGCTAACGCTAGAGCGCAAGCGGAGATTTTAAACCGCGCCCAAGCAGTGGTGAAGGACTTTGAAAGAATCCCTGCAGAGTTCGTGAAAGACTCTTTAGGGGTGTGCCATGAAAAGGGTAGCGACGGCAATCTCCGTGGCACGCCATCCGGCACAGTGACCGGTAACACTTGGGGAGCCGGCTGCGCGTATGTGGGAGAGACCGTAACGAATCTAAAAGACAGCATCGCGCATTTTGGCGACCAAGCCGAGCAAATCCATAACGCGCAAAACCTCGCCTACACTTTAGCGAATTTCAGCGGCCAGTATAAAAAGCTAGGCGAACATTATGACAGCATCACAGCAGCGCTCTCTAGCTTGCCTGACGCTCAGTCTTTACAAAATGTGGTGAGCAAAAAGACTAACCCTAATAGCCCACAAGGCATACAAGATAACTACTACATTGACTCCAACATCCATTCTCAAGTGCAATCTAGGAGTCAAGAATTAGGCAGTAACCCTTTCAGACGCGCCGGTTTAATCGCCGCTTCTACCACCAATAACGGCGCGATGAATGGGATCGGCTTTCAAGTGGGCTATAAGCAATTCTTTGGGAAAAGCAAACGATGGGGCGCGAGATACTACGGCTTTGTGGATTACAACCACACCTATAACAAATCCCAATTTTTCAACGCCTCTTCTGATGTTTGGACTTATGGCGTGGGGAGCGATTTGTTAGTGAATTTCATCAACGATAAAGCCACTAAACACAATAAGATTTCTTTTGGCGCGTTTGGCGGTATCCAACTAGCCGGGACTTCATGGCTTAATTCTCAGTATGTGAATTTAGCGAACGTGAACAATTATTATAAGGCTAAAATCAACACCTCTAACTTCCAATTCTTGTTCAATTTGGGCTTAAGGACCAATCTCGCTAGGAATAAGAGAAGAGGCGCTGATCATAGCGCACAACATGGCATGGAATTAGGCGTGAAGATCCCCACGATCAACACGAATTACTATTCTTTGCTAGGCACTACCTTGCAATACAGAAGGCTTTATAGCGTGTATTTGAACTATGTGTTCGCTTACTAA
- a CDS encoding citrate synthase gives MSVTLTNNENNERYEFETIESTRGPKAVDFSKLFETTGFFSYDPGYSSTAGCQSKISYINGKKGELYYRGHRIEDLVAKYKYVDVCKLLLTGELPKNQEESLEFELELRHRSFVHESLLNMFSAFPTNAHPMAKLSSGVSILSTLYSTHQNMHTEEDYQTMARRIVAKIPTLAAICYRNEVGAPIIYPDIARSYVENILFMLRGYPYSRLKHTTQGEVEITPLEVEAFDKILTLHADHSQNASSTTVRNVASTGVHPYAAISAGISALWGHLHGGANEKVLLQLEEIGDVKNVDKYIARVKDKNDSFKLMGFGHRVYKSYDPRAKILKGLKDELHQKGVKMDERLSEIAAKVEEIALKDEYFIERNLYPNVDFYSGTILRALKIPVRFFTPVFVIGRTVGWCAQLLEHVKSPQARITRPRQVYVGD, from the coding sequence ATGTCTGTTACTTTAACCAATAATGAAAATAATGAACGCTATGAATTTGAAACGATTGAATCCACCCGTGGGCCTAAAGCGGTGGATTTTTCCAAGCTTTTTGAAACGACCGGGTTTTTTTCTTACGATCCAGGGTATTCTTCTACCGCCGGGTGCCAATCTAAGATCAGCTATATCAACGGCAAAAAAGGCGAATTGTATTACAGAGGGCATAGAATAGAAGATTTAGTCGCCAAATACAAATACGTGGATGTGTGCAAATTGCTCCTCACGGGGGAATTACCCAAAAATCAAGAAGAAAGCTTGGAGTTTGAACTGGAATTGCGCCACAGAAGCTTTGTGCATGAGAGCTTGTTGAACATGTTTTCAGCTTTCCCCACTAACGCCCACCCTATGGCAAAACTCTCTAGCGGTGTGTCTATTTTATCCACCCTTTATTCCACGCACCAAAACATGCACACTGAAGAAGATTACCAAACGATGGCCAGAAGGATTGTCGCTAAGATCCCCACGCTTGCGGCTATTTGCTATCGTAACGAAGTGGGAGCGCCCATTATTTATCCGGATATCGCGCGCTCTTATGTGGAAAATATCCTTTTCATGCTGAGAGGGTATCCTTATAGCCGCTTAAAACACACCACTCAAGGCGAAGTGGAAATCACACCCCTAGAAGTGGAAGCCTTTGATAAAATCCTAACCCTACACGCTGATCACAGCCAAAACGCCTCTTCTACCACGGTAAGGAATGTCGCTAGCACCGGCGTGCATCCTTATGCAGCCATTAGCGCGGGCATTAGCGCTTTATGGGGGCATTTGCATGGCGGAGCGAATGAAAAAGTGCTTTTGCAATTAGAAGAAATCGGCGATGTGAAAAATGTGGATAAATATATCGCGCGAGTGAAAGACAAAAACGACAGCTTCAAACTCATGGGCTTTGGGCATAGGGTGTATAAAAGCTACGATCCGCGCGCAAAAATCTTAAAAGGCCTGAAAGACGAACTGCACCAAAAAGGCGTTAAAATGGACGAGAGGTTGAGCGAAATCGCCGCGAAAGTGGAAGAAATCGCGCTAAAAGACGAGTATTTCATTGAAAGGAATCTCTACCCTAATGTGGATTTTTACTCCGGCACGATTTTAAGGGCTTTAAAAATCCCGGTGCGTTTTTTCACGCCAGTGTTTGTCATTGGCAGAACCGTGGGTTGGTGCGCTCAGCTTTTAGAGCATGTCAAAAGCCCGCAAGCTAGGATCACGCGCCCAAGACAAGTCTATGTAGGGGATTAA
- the icd gene encoding isocitrate dehydrogenase (NADP(+)) produces the protein MAYNPKILQKPKEGEEITIKDNKLHVPNHPIIPFIEGDGIGSDITPAMIKVVDSAVQKAYKGEKKIAWYEVFVGEKCYQKFKDHKELSPEEQWLLPDTIEAINHYKVSIKGPLTTPIGEGFRSLNVALRQKMDLYVCLRPVRWYGSPSPVKEPQKVDMVIFRENSEDIYAGIEWQEGSAEAKKLIHFLQNELKVKKIRFPESSGVGVKPISKEGTERLVRKAIEYAIDNDKPSVTFVHKGNIMKYTEGAFMKWGYALAQKEFNAQVIDKGPWCSLKNPKTGKEIIIKDMIADAFLQQILLRPSEYSVIATMNLNGDYISDALAAMVGGIGIAPGANLNDTVGMFEATHGTAPKYAGLDKVNPGSIILSAEMMLRHMGWVEAADLIVSAMEKAIKSKKVTYDFARLMDGAKEVKCSEFANVMIENM, from the coding sequence ATGGCTTACAACCCTAAAATTTTACAAAAGCCTAAAGAGGGCGAAGAAATTACGATTAAAGACAACAAATTGCATGTGCCAAACCACCCCATTATCCCTTTCATTGAGGGCGATGGCATTGGATCAGATATTACCCCGGCGATGATTAAAGTCGTGGATAGCGCAGTTCAAAAAGCGTATAAAGGCGAGAAAAAAATCGCATGGTATGAGGTGTTTGTGGGCGAAAAATGCTATCAAAAATTTAAAGATCACAAAGAATTAAGCCCAGAAGAGCAATGGCTGTTACCGGACACTATTGAAGCGATTAACCATTATAAAGTCTCTATTAAAGGGCCTTTGACCACGCCTATTGGTGAGGGGTTTAGATCTTTGAATGTAGCGTTACGCCAAAAAATGGATCTGTATGTGTGCTTGAGACCGGTAAGATGGTATGGGAGTCCGAGTCCGGTTAAAGAACCACAAAAAGTGGATATGGTGATTTTTAGAGAAAATTCTGAAGACATTTATGCGGGCATTGAATGGCAAGAAGGTAGCGCGGAAGCGAAAAAACTCATCCATTTTTTACAAAATGAACTAAAGGTTAAAAAAATCCGCTTCCCTGAAAGCAGCGGCGTAGGGGTAAAACCCATCAGTAAGGAAGGCACAGAGAGGCTAGTGAGAAAAGCGATTGAATACGCGATTGATAACGACAAGCCAAGCGTAACTTTTGTGCATAAGGGCAACATCATGAAATACACAGAAGGGGCGTTCATGAAATGGGGCTATGCGCTCGCTCAAAAAGAATTTAACGCTCAAGTCATTGATAAAGGCCCATGGTGTTCTTTGAAAAACCCTAAAACCGGTAAAGAAATCATCATTAAAGACATGATCGCTGACGCGTTCTTGCAACAAATCCTCTTACGCCCTAGCGAATACAGCGTCATTGCGACCATGAATTTGAACGGGGATTATATCTCTGATGCGTTAGCGGCGATGGTGGGGGGTATTGGTATCGCTCCTGGGGCTAACCTCAATGACACAGTGGGCATGTTTGAAGCCACCCATGGCACCGCTCCTAAATACGCCGGGCTAGATAAAGTCAATCCGGGGTCTATTATTTTGAGCGCGGAAATGATGTTAAGGCATATGGGTTGGGTGGAAGCGGCTGATTTGATCGTCTCTGCTATGGAAAAAGCGATTAAGAGCAAGAAAGTAACTTACGATTTCGCTCGTTTGATGGATGGGGCTAAAGAAGTGAAATGCTCTGAATTCGCTAACGTGATGATTGAAAACATGTGA